Proteins encoded together in one Planctomyces sp. SH-PL14 window:
- a CDS encoding helix-turn-helix domain-containing protein translates to MASRDSQAKRDQHSYLPLREHQFALTAGARLLEVPSADPLALVTVFGGLGSGKSHLCRHLVAEALERRPDWKTQIVSIDELTRQLHSASTQGRIRALQHRLRTETDLLVIEDLHHLATRRETQQQIVALLDERHLHHRPTLLTSRDSPGEIGGLSSRIVSRCHGGVLAELPPPGLASRKRLVAHFADANQIPLPQPLVEMLAQPAGVLPGELLHDIVDLRQIAQRRRISIDEALVREVLARSHDGPVTIAEITRLVAREFAARVSDLRSAGRSQGVVLPRQIAMFLARELLGGGAEYKAIGAYFGGRNHATVIHACEKIRELLKSDADTAARVTRIREALRR, encoded by the coding sequence ATGGCGTCACGAGACTCTCAGGCGAAGCGGGACCAGCACTCCTACCTCCCACTCCGGGAACACCAGTTCGCGCTGACGGCCGGGGCGCGCCTCCTCGAGGTCCCCTCGGCCGATCCGCTCGCGCTCGTGACGGTCTTCGGGGGGCTGGGGAGCGGGAAGTCGCACCTCTGCCGGCACCTGGTGGCCGAGGCGCTCGAGCGGCGGCCCGACTGGAAGACACAGATCGTCTCCATCGACGAGCTGACACGGCAGCTCCACAGCGCCTCGACGCAGGGGCGGATCCGCGCCCTCCAGCATCGCCTGCGGACCGAGACGGACCTCCTCGTCATTGAGGACCTGCACCACCTGGCCACCCGCCGCGAGACGCAGCAGCAGATCGTGGCGCTGCTCGACGAGCGGCATCTCCATCACCGGCCGACGCTCCTGACGTCGCGCGATTCGCCGGGGGAGATTGGCGGGCTCTCGTCCCGGATCGTCAGTCGATGTCACGGCGGCGTGCTGGCCGAGCTTCCGCCACCGGGACTCGCGAGCCGCAAGCGGCTCGTCGCGCACTTCGCCGACGCCAACCAGATCCCCCTTCCACAACCCCTCGTCGAGATGCTCGCCCAGCCGGCGGGCGTTCTGCCAGGGGAACTCCTGCACGACATTGTCGACCTGCGGCAGATCGCCCAGCGGCGACGGATCTCGATCGACGAGGCTCTCGTCCGGGAGGTGCTGGCGCGGTCGCACGACGGGCCGGTCACGATTGCCGAGATCACCCGGCTCGTGGCCCGGGAGTTCGCGGCCCGGGTGAGCGACCTGCGGTCCGCGGGGCGGTCGCAAGGAGTCGTTCTTCCGCGGCAGATCGCCATGTTCCTGGCCAGGGAACTGCTGGGCGGGGGAGCGGAGTACAAGGCGATCGGGGCGTATTTCGGCGGCCGCAACCACGCCACGGTGATTCACGCCTGCGAAAAGATCCGCGAGCTGCTGAAATCGGACGCCGACACCGCGGCCCGGGTAACGCGGATCCGCGAGGCGCTGCGGCGTTAG
- a CDS encoding phosphatidate cytidylyltransferase: MLAWRIGISLVLVPLLLALFYLDSQIGSSAPVLAVLCIFLATRSVWELHKLFQVRGLRPRKSFLLTGTVLLILAAWWPHWSGGSTDQAMAEFGPLGLTYSLLVCAELFRQAMKFREPGGTTENLGADLFIFSYAGMLLGATAQLRWVAGEQAGYLVLGSLLIAVKGGDIGGYTIGRIFGRRKLAPVLSPGKTWAGGIGACATATIATWAWLTWVPPLFNSGFGPVPAVLSLTYGLVMGVVGLVGDLCESLIKRDVGKKDAGSLFPGFGGILDLLDSIVYAGPVAYLFWKFTPLAATFTAASS, from the coding sequence ATGTTGGCGTGGCGCATCGGCATCTCGCTGGTTCTGGTCCCTCTCCTGCTGGCGCTGTTCTACCTCGACTCGCAGATCGGAAGCTCAGCCCCCGTCCTGGCAGTGCTGTGCATCTTCCTCGCCACCCGCAGCGTCTGGGAGCTGCACAAGCTCTTCCAGGTCCGCGGACTGCGGCCGCGGAAGTCATTCCTTCTGACCGGGACGGTGCTGCTGATCCTCGCCGCCTGGTGGCCCCATTGGTCGGGGGGCTCAACCGATCAGGCGATGGCGGAGTTCGGCCCGCTGGGGCTGACGTACAGCCTCCTCGTCTGTGCCGAGCTCTTTCGCCAGGCGATGAAATTCCGTGAGCCAGGAGGGACGACGGAGAACCTTGGCGCGGACCTGTTCATCTTCAGCTATGCGGGAATGCTGCTGGGGGCGACGGCGCAGCTCCGCTGGGTGGCGGGTGAGCAGGCGGGGTATCTCGTGCTCGGCTCGCTCCTGATCGCCGTGAAGGGGGGAGACATCGGCGGCTATACGATCGGAAGGATCTTCGGCCGGAGAAAGCTGGCCCCCGTCCTCAGTCCCGGCAAGACATGGGCCGGCGGGATCGGGGCCTGCGCCACGGCGACGATCGCGACCTGGGCCTGGCTCACCTGGGTCCCCCCGCTGTTCAACAGCGGCTTCGGCCCGGTCCCCGCGGTCCTCAGTCTGACCTACGGGTTGGTGATGGGGGTCGTGGGCCTTGTCGGCGATCTGTGCGAGTCGCTCATCAAGCGGGATGTCGGAAAGAAGGATGCCGGCTCGCTCTTCCCGGGCTTCGGCGGAATCCTCGACCTGCTCGACAGCATCGTCTACGCAGGCCCGGTCGCGTACCTCTTCTGGAAGTTCACGCCGCTTGCGGCGACGTTCACCGCGGCCTCCTCCTGA
- a CDS encoding isoprenyl transferase, with protein sequence MSASIPYTPEELTQRGLQSERLPRHVAIIMDGNGRWAQQRGLPRIEGHRRGVESVRRVVEECGRLSLDQLTLYCFSSENWKRPPLELDLLMNLLRWYVVAERNEIMRQDIRFTTIGRRDRLSPAIRSEVDQTIEMSRDNQGLTLCLALDYGARMEMVEAVRDIASKAARGELSPSEIEEATISDHLYTAGMPDPDLVIRTAGEMRISNFLLWQISYSELWVTSDPWPDFREAQLYAALREYGQRQRRFGGLNESK encoded by the coding sequence GTGTCCGCTTCGATCCCCTACACGCCCGAGGAACTGACCCAGCGGGGACTGCAGTCGGAACGTCTCCCGCGGCACGTCGCCATCATCATGGACGGCAACGGCCGCTGGGCGCAGCAGCGGGGACTCCCCCGGATCGAGGGACACCGACGGGGTGTCGAGAGTGTGCGGCGCGTCGTTGAGGAGTGCGGCCGGCTCTCCCTGGACCAGCTCACGCTCTACTGCTTCAGCAGCGAGAACTGGAAGCGTCCGCCGCTCGAGCTCGACCTGCTGATGAACCTGCTGCGGTGGTACGTCGTTGCCGAGCGGAACGAGATCATGCGGCAGGACATCCGCTTCACCACGATCGGCCGCCGCGACCGGCTGAGCCCGGCGATCCGGAGCGAGGTCGACCAGACCATCGAGATGAGTCGCGACAACCAGGGCCTCACGCTCTGCCTGGCCCTGGATTACGGCGCCCGGATGGAAATGGTCGAGGCGGTGCGGGACATCGCCTCCAAGGCGGCGCGGGGAGAACTCTCACCGTCGGAGATCGAGGAGGCGACGATCTCCGATCATCTCTATACGGCGGGTATGCCCGATCCGGACCTTGTGATCCGGACGGCGGGGGAGATGCGGATCAGCAACTTCCTCCTGTGGCAGATCAGTTATTCCGAGTTGTGGGTCACGAGCGATCCGTGGCCGGATTTCCGCGAAGCGCAGCTGTATGCGGCCCTTCGGGAATACGGCCAGCGCCAACGCCGGTTCGGCGGGCTGAACGAGTCGAAGTGA
- a CDS encoding carbon storage regulator, with the protein MWIVERGIDEAVILDDVIVRVVSVSSEEIRLAIASPDATPRYREVVLNRPRQHSDSELPIVAPGAVPE; encoded by the coding sequence ATGTGGATCGTGGAACGCGGCATCGACGAGGCGGTCATTCTCGATGACGTCATCGTTCGCGTCGTCTCGGTGTCGTCCGAGGAGATCCGTCTCGCGATCGCTTCACCCGACGCAACCCCGCGGTATCGCGAAGTGGTCCTCAACCGGCCCCGCCAGCATTCCGATTCCGAACTGCCGATCGTCGCCCCCGGCGCCGTTCCCGAGTAA
- a CDS encoding CDP-alcohol phosphatidyltransferase family protein, giving the protein MKRPRLIAVVPTLLTLGNAACGFGAITLAAKLGPGLVDGQQNLLFYASLLIFGGMIFDMLDGSAARLTGQTSEIGAQLDSLCDAVTFGVAPAFIMLQFVEHALDGYEGPFFYPKRMVWTIACLYALCAIMRLARFNVETDDDDTHEEFSGLPSPAAAGTVAAFPLAMPELGKIASKSGEWAAAINGTVIPAVRLVVPLVTLAVAALMVSRVRYPHFFTQLFRGRKPRRTLLQVVFGVAALFWVHELALPIVFCWFALASPAKALWFELVPRRAAPAPTPTGHSPESTNVA; this is encoded by the coding sequence ATGAAACGTCCCCGCCTGATCGCCGTCGTTCCGACCCTGCTCACACTCGGTAACGCGGCGTGCGGCTTCGGCGCGATCACGCTCGCCGCCAAGCTCGGGCCGGGACTCGTCGACGGCCAGCAGAACCTGCTCTTCTACGCCTCGCTGCTCATCTTCGGCGGGATGATCTTCGACATGCTCGACGGGAGCGCCGCGCGGCTCACCGGACAGACGAGCGAGATCGGAGCCCAGCTCGACAGCCTCTGCGACGCCGTGACCTTCGGCGTCGCCCCCGCCTTCATCATGCTCCAGTTCGTCGAGCATGCCCTCGACGGTTACGAAGGTCCATTCTTCTATCCCAAGCGGATGGTCTGGACAATCGCCTGCCTCTACGCCCTGTGCGCGATCATGCGGCTGGCGCGGTTCAACGTCGAGACCGACGACGACGACACCCACGAAGAATTCAGCGGCCTCCCCTCCCCCGCGGCAGCGGGAACGGTCGCCGCGTTCCCCCTGGCGATGCCCGAGCTCGGCAAGATCGCCTCCAAGTCCGGCGAATGGGCGGCGGCGATCAACGGCACCGTCATCCCGGCCGTTCGGCTCGTCGTCCCGCTCGTGACGCTGGCGGTCGCGGCTCTCATGGTCTCCCGGGTCCGCTATCCCCACTTCTTCACACAGCTCTTCCGCGGACGCAAGCCGCGGCGAACGCTGCTCCAGGTGGTCTTCGGGGTCGCGGCGCTCTTCTGGGTCCATGAGCTGGCGCTGCCGATCGTCTTCTGCTGGTTCGCGCTCGCCTCGCCCGCCAAGGCGCTCTGGTTCGAGCTCGTTCCGCGCCGGGCCGCCCCGGCTCCCACACCCACGGGACACTCTCCCGAATCGACGAACGTCGCCTGA